From Enhydrobacter sp., the proteins below share one genomic window:
- a CDS encoding histidinol-phosphate transaminase — MSALMPRPGIMDIAPYVPGKDSVEGKETIAKLSSNEGALGPSPKAMAAYAKAAAELHRYPDGASDKLRAAIGRHYGLDAGRIVCGTGSDELINLLVRAYAGPGDELLYSQFGFLMYPINALGVGATPVAAPEKDYRADVDALLAKVTSKTRIVCLANPNNPTGTYVTKDDVRRLQASLPKDVLLVIDAAYAEYVSRNDYESGVELVDQADNVVMTRTFSKIYGLGGLRLGWMYGPAGIVDTINRLRQPFNVNLAAQMAGIAALEDIAHTDASRTNNDIWLPWLATELGKLGLKPLPSVGNFVTVGFGSKERAAAANDWMMNDGLIPRMIGGYGLPEFLRITIGTEAEVKAVRDSLARFVATNK, encoded by the coding sequence ATGTCGGCGCTCATGCCGCGTCCGGGCATCATGGACATTGCGCCCTACGTGCCGGGCAAGGATTCGGTCGAGGGCAAGGAGACAATCGCCAAGCTGTCCTCCAACGAGGGTGCTCTCGGCCCATCGCCCAAGGCCATGGCAGCGTATGCCAAGGCGGCCGCCGAGCTCCATCGCTATCCCGACGGAGCATCGGACAAGCTGCGGGCCGCGATCGGCCGCCACTACGGCCTCGACGCCGGACGCATCGTCTGTGGCACGGGCTCTGACGAGCTGATCAACCTTCTGGTCCGGGCCTATGCCGGTCCGGGCGACGAATTGCTCTACAGCCAGTTCGGCTTCCTGATGTACCCGATCAACGCGCTCGGCGTCGGCGCCACGCCCGTTGCCGCGCCGGAGAAGGACTATCGCGCCGACGTCGACGCCCTGCTTGCCAAGGTCACGAGCAAGACCCGCATCGTCTGCCTTGCCAATCCGAACAATCCGACCGGCACTTATGTCACCAAGGACGACGTGCGCCGCCTGCAGGCCAGCCTGCCGAAGGACGTGCTGCTGGTGATCGACGCGGCCTACGCCGAGTACGTCAGCCGCAACGACTACGAATCGGGCGTCGAGTTGGTCGACCAAGCCGACAACGTCGTGATGACCCGGACCTTCTCCAAGATCTACGGCCTCGGTGGACTGCGCCTCGGTTGGATGTACGGCCCGGCCGGGATCGTCGACACGATCAATCGCCTGCGCCAGCCGTTCAACGTCAACCTGGCCGCGCAGATGGCCGGCATCGCCGCGCTCGAGGACATCGCCCACACCGACGCCAGCCGCACCAACAACGACATCTGGCTGCCCTGGCTCGCGACCGAGCTCGGCAAGCTCGGGCTGAAACCGCTGCCCAGTGTCGGCAACTTCGTCACCGTGGGCTTCGGTTCGAAGGAGCGCGCCGCCGCAGCCAACGACTGGATGATGAACGACGGGCTGATCCCGCGCATGATCGGCGGTTACGGGCTGCCGGAGTTTCTGCGCATCACCATCGGCACCGAGGCCGAGGTGAAAGCCGTGCGCGACTCGCTCGCCCGCTTCGTCGCGACGAACAAATGA
- a CDS encoding chorismate mutase: MDAPGLEKLRQDIDVIDGELHDLIRRRASLVDRISATKPKGGLALRPGREALVMRQRLAAHDGPFPAAAVYRMWREMMTAFTLLQTPGLRIAICRPADQPGYWDLARDHFGCQVPLSAHDTPAQVLAEVRASETTIGVVPAPIEADTAPWWPLLASGEQTLPNVVARLPFLPMPNARARGATAFVLARIEPEASGDDSALISVETPHGFSRNRISGALAKAGLPAFTSALDHVVAGVHHYLVELPGVIVDDDERLRRLEAALELPAGRVAAIGAYAVPAEPRH, translated from the coding sequence ATGGACGCACCCGGTCTCGAAAAGCTGCGGCAGGACATCGACGTCATCGACGGCGAACTGCACGACCTCATCCGCCGCCGCGCCTCGCTGGTCGACCGGATCTCGGCCACCAAGCCGAAGGGCGGGCTGGCGCTGAGGCCGGGCCGCGAGGCGCTGGTCATGCGCCAGCGGCTGGCCGCCCATGACGGTCCCTTCCCGGCCGCCGCGGTCTACCGGATGTGGCGCGAGATGATGACGGCCTTCACCCTGCTGCAGACGCCGGGCCTCAGGATCGCCATCTGCCGTCCGGCCGACCAGCCGGGCTATTGGGACCTCGCGCGCGATCATTTCGGTTGCCAGGTGCCCTTGTCGGCGCACGACACGCCGGCGCAGGTGCTGGCCGAGGTGCGCGCCAGCGAGACCACGATCGGTGTCGTGCCGGCGCCGATCGAGGCCGACACGGCGCCGTGGTGGCCGCTGCTCGCGAGCGGCGAACAGACGCTGCCCAACGTCGTGGCCCGTCTGCCCTTCCTGCCGATGCCGAACGCCCGCGCCCGCGGCGCCACCGCCTTCGTGCTGGCACGCATCGAGCCCGAGGCGAGCGGCGACGACAGCGCGCTGATCTCGGTCGAAACGCCCCATGGCTTCAGCCGCAACCGCATCTCCGGTGCCCTCGCCAAGGCCGGCCTGCCAGCATTCACCTCGGCGCTGGACCATGTCGTCGCCGGCGTGCATCACTACCTGGTCGAGCTGCCGGGCGTGATCGTCGACGACGATGAACGCCTGCGCCGGCTCGAGGCGGCGCTCGAGCTGCCGGCCGGCCGTGTCGCCGCCATCGGCGCCTACGCCGTGCCGGCGGAACCGCGCCACTGA
- a CDS encoding homoserine O-acetyltransferase, whose protein sequence is MLDDLTEAESKALAQCRHAILGVERPLRLDCGVELGPYRVAYQTYGTLNADKSNAVLICHALTGDQFVADRNPVTGKEGWWDTMVGPGKVLDPARYFIICSNVLGACLGTTGPLARDPATGRSWNLRFPVVTVADMVRAQAALIDHLGIPDLFCVIGGSMGGMQVLQWAASYPERVFSAVPIACAARHSAQNIAFHEVGRQAIMADPEWKGGDYRLHGTSPVRGLAVARMTAHITYLSEQALQRKFGRALQDRNALGFGFDADFQVESYLRYQGSTFVQRFDANSYLYITRAMDYFDLAGAHGGVLANAFRGSPTRFCSISFTSDWLFPTRENRAIVHALNAAAANVSFVEVETDKGHDAFLLDEPEMFRTLAGFLKGAATVRGLP, encoded by the coding sequence TTGCTCGACGATCTCACCGAAGCCGAAAGCAAGGCGCTCGCCCAGTGTCGCCACGCGATCCTGGGTGTCGAGCGACCGCTCCGGCTCGACTGCGGAGTCGAACTGGGTCCTTATCGTGTCGCGTACCAGACCTACGGCACGCTGAACGCCGACAAGAGCAATGCGGTCCTGATCTGCCATGCGCTGACGGGCGATCAGTTCGTTGCCGACCGCAATCCCGTGACCGGCAAGGAGGGTTGGTGGGACACCATGGTCGGGCCGGGCAAGGTGCTGGATCCGGCCCGCTACTTCATCATCTGCAGCAACGTGCTGGGCGCCTGTCTGGGCACGACCGGTCCCCTGGCGCGCGACCCGGCGACGGGCCGGTCGTGGAATCTGCGCTTCCCCGTCGTCACCGTCGCCGACATGGTGCGCGCCCAAGCCGCCCTGATCGATCACCTCGGCATCCCGGATCTATTCTGCGTGATCGGCGGGTCGATGGGCGGCATGCAGGTGCTGCAATGGGCGGCGAGCTATCCCGAGCGCGTCTTCTCGGCGGTGCCCATCGCCTGCGCCGCGCGGCATTCGGCGCAGAACATCGCATTCCACGAGGTCGGCCGCCAGGCGATCATGGCCGATCCGGAATGGAAGGGCGGCGACTATCGATTGCACGGCACGTCGCCGGTGCGGGGCTTGGCCGTAGCGCGCATGACGGCGCACATCACCTATCTCTCGGAGCAGGCGCTGCAGCGCAAGTTCGGCCGCGCGCTGCAGGATCGCAACGCGCTCGGCTTCGGTTTCGACGCCGACTTCCAGGTCGAGAGCTACCTCCGCTACCAGGGCTCGACCTTCGTGCAGCGCTTCGACGCCAATTCCTATCTCTACATCACGCGCGCCATGGACTATTTCGATCTCGCCGGGGCTCATGGTGGCGTCCTGGCCAACGCCTTCAGGGGATCGCCGACACGCTTCTGCTCGATCTCCTTCACCAGCGACTGGCTGTTCCCGACGCGCGAGAACCGCGCCATCGTCCACGCACTGAACGCCGCCGCCGCCAACGTTTCCTTCGTCGAGGTGGAAACCGACAAGGGCCATGATGCCTTCCTGCTCGACGAGCCCGAGATGTTCCGCACGCTGGCGGGCTTCCTCAAGGGCGCTGCTACGGTGCGAGGCCTGCCATGA
- the metW gene encoding methionine biosynthesis protein MetW: protein MSAVASGNRAIRVDLQLIADMVEPGGRALDVGCGDGALLAYLVNFKRVDARGMELSQAGVNACVASGLSVIQGDADTDLRDYPENAFDYVILSQTLQATREPREVLRQMLRVGKRAIVSFPNFAHWQVRLRLVFGGRMPETPTLPHKWYSTPNIHLCSIDDFRALCRDMGVMVERAIVLNSRSRPIHMPPLLANLFGEQAVFMLRRDD from the coding sequence ATGAGCGCCGTCGCCTCCGGCAATCGCGCCATCCGCGTCGACCTGCAGCTTATCGCCGACATGGTCGAGCCGGGTGGCCGCGCGCTCGACGTCGGCTGCGGCGACGGCGCGCTGCTGGCCTATCTCGTCAACTTCAAGCGCGTCGATGCGCGTGGCATGGAACTCAGCCAGGCCGGGGTCAATGCCTGCGTCGCCTCGGGCCTCTCGGTGATCCAGGGCGATGCCGACACCGACCTGCGCGACTATCCGGAAAACGCCTTCGACTACGTGATCCTCAGCCAGACCCTGCAGGCCACGCGCGAGCCGCGCGAAGTGCTCCGGCAGATGCTGCGCGTCGGCAAGCGCGCCATCGTCTCCTTCCCCAACTTCGCGCATTGGCAGGTCCGCCTGCGCCTGGTGTTCGGCGGGCGCATGCCCGAGACGCCGACCCTGCCGCACAAATGGTACAGTACGCCCAATATCCATCTCTGCAGCATCGACGATTTCCGCGCGCTCTGCCGCGACATGGGCGTGATGGTCGAGCGTGCCATCGTGCTCAATTCCAGGAGCCGCCCCATCCACATGCCGCCGTTGCTCGCCAACCTGTTCGGCGAGCAGGCGGTGTTCATGCTGCGCCGCGACGACTGA
- a CDS encoding GNAT family N-acetyltransferase — MRESWSFGTPVEADFEPLLAIRIEVMREHLERVFRYKPSRARRVFRESFDESGLRTILIDGALAGCVGLRRRPAETYIDSFYLARRHHNRGLGAAILVVLLEEADALGQPVRLDVLQGSPAGRFYERHGFVKTGEDEIEVHYERRAAAVSRRGAA, encoded by the coding sequence GTGCGTGAGTCCTGGTCGTTCGGCACGCCGGTCGAGGCCGACTTCGAGCCCCTGCTCGCCATCCGCATCGAGGTGATGCGTGAGCACCTCGAGCGCGTATTCCGTTACAAGCCGTCGCGCGCGCGGCGCGTCTTTCGCGAGAGCTTCGACGAATCCGGCCTGCGCACCATCCTGATCGACGGCGCGCTGGCGGGCTGCGTGGGACTGCGCCGCCGCCCCGCGGAAACATACATCGATTCCTTCTACCTGGCACGCCGCCATCACAATCGCGGCCTGGGCGCGGCGATCCTCGTGGTGTTGCTGGAGGAAGCCGACGCACTGGGCCAGCCGGTGCGCCTCGACGTCCTGCAAGGCAGTCCCGCCGGCCGCTTCTACGAACGCCACGGCTTCGTGAAGACCGGCGAGGACGAAATCGAAGTGCACTACGAGCGGCGTGCCGCCGCCGTCAGTCGTCGCGGCGCAGCATGA